In the genome of Halapricum salinum, one region contains:
- the ftsZ gene encoding cell division protein FtsZ: MDSIIDDAMEEAEQQREEPASQDVSDHDGASQDVSTSGQMTDDELADVVKDLETKITVVGCGGAGGNTVTRMMEEGIHGAKLVAANTDAQHLADEVKADTKILIGRKRTGGRGAGSVPKIGEEAAQENIEDIQQSIDGSDMVFVTAGLGGGTGTGSAPVIAQAAQEQGALTISIVTIPFTAEGERRRANADAGLERLRAVSDTVIVVPNDRLLDYAPSMPLQDAFKICDRVLMRSVKGMTELITKPGLVNVDFADVRTIMENGGVAMIGLGESDSENKAQDSIRSALRSPLLDVEFDGANSALVNVVGGPDMSIEEAEGVVEEIYDRIDPDARIIWGASVDPEFEGKMETMIVVTGVESPQIYGKSEAEEERSAQQLGDDIDYVE; this comes from the coding sequence ATGGACTCGATTATCGACGACGCCATGGAGGAAGCCGAGCAACAACGGGAGGAGCCGGCGTCCCAGGACGTCAGCGACCACGACGGGGCGTCTCAGGACGTCTCGACGTCGGGGCAGATGACAGACGATGAACTCGCCGACGTCGTCAAAGACCTCGAAACGAAGATCACCGTCGTCGGGTGTGGTGGTGCCGGCGGCAACACCGTGACACGGATGATGGAAGAGGGCATCCACGGTGCGAAACTGGTGGCCGCCAACACCGACGCCCAGCACCTCGCCGACGAGGTCAAGGCCGACACGAAGATCCTGATCGGGCGCAAGCGGACGGGAGGCCGCGGCGCCGGATCGGTCCCCAAGATCGGCGAGGAAGCGGCACAGGAGAACATCGAAGATATCCAGCAGTCCATCGACGGCTCGGACATGGTGTTCGTCACCGCAGGACTGGGCGGCGGCACTGGGACCGGCTCCGCGCCAGTCATCGCGCAGGCCGCACAGGAGCAGGGTGCCCTCACGATCTCTATCGTCACGATCCCCTTTACTGCCGAAGGTGAGCGCCGGCGCGCGAACGCTGACGCCGGTCTCGAACGCCTGCGTGCAGTCTCAGATACCGTCATCGTCGTGCCCAACGACCGCTTGCTCGACTACGCGCCCAGCATGCCGCTGCAGGACGCGTTCAAGATCTGCGATCGAGTCCTCATGCGCTCGGTCAAAGGCATGACCGAACTCATCACCAAGCCCGGCCTCGTCAACGTCGACTTCGCCGACGTTCGGACGATCATGGAGAACGGCGGCGTCGCCATGATCGGGCTGGGCGAGTCCGACAGCGAGAACAAGGCCCAGGATTCGATTCGCTCGGCGCTGCGCTCGCCGCTGCTCGACGTCGAGTTCGACGGTGCGAACAGTGCTCTCGTGAACGTCGTCGGTGGCCCGGACATGTCTATCGAAGAGGCTGAAGGCGTCGTCGAGGAGATTTACGATCGGATCGACCCCGACGCCCGGATCATCTGGGGCGCGAGCGTCGATCCGGAGTTCGAGGGCAAGATGGAGACGATGATCGTCGTCACGGGCGTCGAGAGCCCACAGATATACGGCAAGAGTGAAGCCGAAGAAGAGCGCTCGGCCCAGCAGCTCGGCGACGACATCGACTACGTCGAGTAG
- a CDS encoding DUF5805 domain-containing protein has product MVADGEVDTSRVTVKTYLPAYQKEQWQEHADQLGMSQSEYVKAMVQAGRRGFLDAPPDTAEAQPDDDTEGSGGDLRERVMAVLETDQHLDWDELLEALTDRIEDRLEDTLADLQDENRVRYSGRHGGYTLVEE; this is encoded by the coding sequence ATGGTTGCCGATGGTGAGGTCGACACGTCGCGGGTGACTGTGAAGACGTATCTTCCGGCCTATCAGAAAGAACAGTGGCAGGAACACGCCGACCAGCTCGGGATGAGTCAGAGCGAGTACGTCAAGGCGATGGTTCAGGCGGGGCGACGTGGATTCCTCGATGCGCCGCCAGACACGGCCGAAGCACAGCCGGACGACGACACGGAGGGCTCGGGTGGAGACCTCCGAGAGCGTGTCATGGCTGTTCTCGAAACAGACCAGCATCTCGACTGGGACGAACTGCTCGAAGCGTTGACCGACCGAATAGAGGACCGACTCGAAGACACGCTTGCTGATCTCCAGGACGAGAATCGCGTCCGCTACAGCGGCCGTCACGGGGGATACACGCTGGTGGAAGAATGA
- a CDS encoding beta-CASP ribonuclease aCPSF1 has protein sequence MSKVEQKLDEIEATIRNEVPAGISISDVTYEGPELVIYTRDPKQFAQDGDLVRRLASKLRKRITVRPDPDVLSRPDDAREQIMDVVPEEAGVTDLDFHADTGEVVIEAEKPGLVIGRHGSTMREITQEVGWTPEVVRTPPIESSTVQNVRNFLKQERDERRDILERIGRQIHREEMSDDEWVRVTTLGCCREVGRAAFIVSTPETRVLIDCGDKPGAEGEVPYLQVPEALGSGASSLDAVVLTHAHLDHSALIPLLFKYGYDGPIYCTEPTRDLMGLLTLDYLDVAAKEGRAPPYESEMVREAIKHCIPIEYGDVTDISPDIKLTLHNAGHILGSSIAHFHIGDGLYNVAFSGDIHYEDTRLFNGAVNEFPRVETLILESTYGGRNDYQTDQEDSERKLTEVINDTYEKGGKVLIPAFAVGRSQEIMLVLEEAMRNGDIPEMPVHLDGMIWEATAIHTTYPEYLRDDLRDRIFHEDKNPFLSDQFNHIDGGEDERQEVADGDQCIILSTSGMVTGGPIMSWLEHLGPESDSKLVFVGYQAQGTLGRRIQNGWNEIPVGNGGGRGRNTMKMHMDVETVDGFSGHADRQGLENFVKTMNPRPEKVLCVHGDESSAQDLSSALYHEYNMRTFAPKNLETFRFV, from the coding sequence ATGAGTAAAGTAGAGCAGAAACTCGACGAGATTGAGGCAACGATACGAAACGAAGTCCCTGCCGGGATCTCCATCTCGGACGTCACCTACGAGGGACCGGAACTGGTCATCTACACGCGGGACCCGAAACAGTTCGCCCAGGACGGCGACCTCGTCCGGCGACTCGCCTCGAAGCTACGAAAGCGAATCACCGTGCGTCCGGACCCGGACGTGCTCTCGCGGCCGGACGACGCCCGCGAGCAGATCATGGACGTCGTGCCCGAAGAGGCCGGCGTCACCGACCTCGATTTTCACGCAGACACCGGCGAGGTCGTCATCGAAGCCGAGAAACCCGGACTGGTGATCGGGCGTCACGGGTCGACGATGCGCGAGATCACCCAGGAAGTCGGCTGGACCCCCGAAGTCGTTCGGACGCCCCCGATCGAATCTTCGACGGTCCAGAACGTCCGGAACTTCCTCAAGCAAGAGCGGGACGAACGGCGGGACATCCTCGAACGGATCGGTCGACAGATCCACCGCGAAGAGATGTCCGACGACGAGTGGGTCCGGGTCACGACCCTGGGGTGCTGCCGAGAGGTCGGCCGGGCCGCGTTCATCGTCTCGACGCCCGAAACCAGAGTGCTGATCGACTGTGGTGACAAGCCAGGAGCCGAAGGCGAAGTGCCGTATCTACAGGTGCCCGAAGCGCTCGGCTCCGGTGCGAGTTCGCTCGACGCCGTTGTCCTGACGCACGCTCACCTCGACCACTCGGCGCTCATTCCCCTCCTGTTCAAATACGGATACGACGGCCCCATCTACTGCACGGAGCCGACGCGCGATCTGATGGGACTGCTCACGCTGGACTATCTCGACGTCGCGGCCAAGGAAGGGCGCGCTCCACCCTACGAGTCCGAGATGGTGCGCGAGGCGATCAAACACTGTATCCCGATCGAGTACGGCGACGTCACGGACATCTCGCCGGACATCAAACTCACGCTGCACAACGCGGGCCACATCCTCGGCTCCTCTATCGCGCACTTTCACATCGGCGACGGCCTGTACAACGTCGCCTTCTCGGGCGACATCCACTACGAGGATACGCGGCTATTCAACGGCGCAGTCAACGAGTTCCCGCGCGTCGAGACGCTAATCCTCGAATCCACGTACGGCGGGCGCAACGACTACCAGACCGACCAGGAAGACTCCGAGCGAAAACTCACGGAAGTCATCAACGACACCTACGAGAAAGGCGGAAAAGTCCTGATCCCGGCGTTCGCTGTCGGGCGGTCCCAGGAGATCATGCTCGTCCTCGAAGAGGCGATGCGAAACGGCGACATCCCGGAGATGCCGGTCCACCTCGACGGGATGATCTGGGAGGCGACCGCGATCCACACGACCTACCCCGAGTATCTCCGTGACGACCTCCGCGATCGAATCTTCCACGAGGACAAGAACCCATTCCTCTCCGACCAGTTCAACCACATCGACGGCGGTGAAGATGAGCGCCAGGAAGTCGCCGACGGCGATCAGTGTATCATCCTCTCGACGTCGGGGATGGTCACTGGCGGGCCGATCATGTCCTGGCTCGAACACCTCGGCCCCGAGTCGGATTCGAAACTCGTCTTCGTCGGCTACCAGGCCCAGGGGACGCTCGGCCGTCGCATTCAGAACGGCTGGAACGAGATTCCCGTCGGCAACGGCGGCGGTCGCGGGCGCAACACGATGAAGATGCACATGGACGTCGAAACTGTGGATGGGTTCTCCGGGCACGCCGACCGCCAGGGCCTGGAGAACTTCGTCAAGACCATGAATCCCCGCCCGGAGAAAGTCCTCTGTGTCCACGGTGACGAGTCTTCGGCACAGGATCTGTCCTCGGCGCTCTACCACGAGTACAACATGCGGACGTTCGCGCCGAAGAACCTCGAAACGTTCCGATTCGTCTGA
- a CDS encoding transcription elongation factor Spt5 has translation MGIFAVKTTASQERTVADMIMNREESEIHAALAPDSLTSYVMVEADNAAVFDRILDEIPHANGVVPGESSITEVEHFLSPKPDVEGIAEGDIVELIAGPFKGEKAQVQRIDEGKDQVTVELYEATVPIPVTVRGDQIRVLDSEER, from the coding sequence ATGGGCATCTTCGCCGTCAAGACCACCGCGAGTCAGGAGCGCACCGTCGCAGACATGATCATGAACCGTGAAGAGTCGGAGATCCACGCCGCACTCGCGCCGGACTCGCTGACCTCCTACGTCATGGTAGAGGCAGATAACGCGGCCGTCTTCGATCGTATTCTCGACGAAATCCCGCACGCCAACGGCGTCGTCCCCGGCGAGTCCTCGATCACCGAAGTCGAGCACTTCCTCTCGCCGAAACCCGACGTCGAGGGGATCGCCGAAGGTGACATCGTCGAGCTCATCGCCGGCCCGTTCAAGGGCGAGAAAGCGCAGGTCCAGCGCATCGACGAAGGCAAGGATCAGGTCACCGTCGAGCTCTATGAAGCGACGGTTCCGATCCCTGTCACGGTTCGTGGCGACCAGATCCGAGTCCTGGACTCTGAAGAGCGATAG
- a CDS encoding RAD55 family ATPase — translation MTLSTGIRAVDRTLGGGIPAGSLVVLTSPPDAQVGPLLHAGVHVRPSLYFTTIRTVSAVENELDRLLTDPQIDDIRHVGTDGALVEILAGMEALDEREDVIVDAFDPLEEAADRQSLVTFLNDFASRLQETESIGIIHCLDSAEISSNRKFTLSAADFVWRLRCRREGSEITHELEVPKASGLTLADDDRVLGLNLGQSVTVDTSRDIA, via the coding sequence ATGACGCTCTCGACGGGGATTCGTGCGGTCGACCGGACGCTCGGCGGTGGCATTCCAGCTGGCTCGCTCGTCGTGTTGACTTCGCCGCCTGACGCGCAGGTCGGGCCGCTGCTCCACGCTGGCGTGCACGTCCGTCCCTCGCTGTACTTCACGACGATCAGAACCGTCTCAGCAGTCGAGAACGAACTCGACCGTCTATTGACCGATCCACAGATAGACGACATCCGACACGTCGGGACCGACGGTGCCCTCGTCGAGATCCTGGCGGGGATGGAAGCGCTGGACGAACGTGAAGACGTCATCGTCGATGCCTTCGACCCGCTCGAAGAAGCCGCCGATCGCCAGTCGCTGGTGACCTTCCTCAACGACTTCGCCTCACGGTTGCAAGAGACCGAAAGCATCGGTATTATTCATTGCCTCGACAGTGCCGAGATCTCTTCCAACCGCAAGTTCACGCTCTCGGCGGCCGATTTCGTCTGGCGGCTCCGCTGTCGACGCGAGGGGAGCGAGATCACCCACGAACTCGAGGTCCCGAAAGCCAGCGGCCTCACGCTGGCCGACGACGACCGCGTCCTCGGGCTGAATCTCGGCCAGTCAGTGACGGTCGATACGAGTCGGGATATTGCCTAA
- the proS gene encoding proline--tRNA ligase — protein sequence MTDQELGITKSKEHQTGEWYAELVTKAGLADYAPMGGFIVTRPRGYAIWERLQNHLDSWFKDTGVQNAYFPMFIPESYLEKEKDIVEGFDPEVAWVTHGGYEELEERLAVRPTSESIITPFMAQWVRSHRDLPLRLNQWCSVVRWEATETKPFFRTKEFLWQEGHTAHHDEDDAFEETMTRLEQYERLYEDVLAMPALTGRKPPHDKFPGAHTTTTVETLMPDGKSVQAATSHYLGTSFAEAYDVTYVDEDEEEQLAHTTSWGLSWRALGALFMTHSDDQGLVLPPTVAPTQVVIVPIWDEESQDEVLEYAADLAAELDEANVRVELDDRDNRNPGFKYNEHELEGVPLRIEIGSYEVEDEEATLVHRPDGEEATVDREGIAATVEEHLDTIYAKLYAEAEETLEGEIREADSREEILGTIGQHGGYVKCGWCGDEACEDPIKDAIAAEIVMVPLDRDEEPVHDDCAICGEDAEETAYFAKSY from the coding sequence ATGACAGACCAAGAACTCGGCATCACAAAGAGCAAAGAGCACCAGACAGGTGAATGGTACGCGGAATTGGTAACCAAGGCCGGCCTCGCCGACTACGCCCCCATGGGTGGATTCATCGTCACTCGGCCCCGCGGGTACGCTATCTGGGAGCGCCTCCAGAACCACCTCGATTCGTGGTTCAAGGACACGGGCGTCCAGAACGCCTACTTCCCGATGTTCATCCCCGAGAGCTATCTGGAAAAGGAGAAAGACATCGTGGAGGGCTTCGACCCCGAGGTCGCGTGGGTGACCCACGGCGGCTACGAGGAGCTCGAAGAACGGCTCGCCGTCCGCCCAACCAGCGAGTCGATCATCACGCCGTTCATGGCCCAGTGGGTCCGCAGCCACCGCGATCTCCCGCTGCGGCTCAACCAGTGGTGCTCGGTCGTCCGGTGGGAAGCGACGGAAACCAAGCCGTTCTTCCGGACCAAGGAGTTCCTCTGGCAGGAGGGCCACACCGCCCACCACGACGAAGACGACGCCTTCGAGGAGACAATGACCCGGCTGGAGCAATACGAACGCCTCTACGAGGACGTGCTGGCGATGCCTGCCCTCACTGGCCGCAAGCCGCCCCACGACAAGTTCCCCGGCGCGCACACGACGACGACCGTCGAGACGCTGATGCCCGACGGCAAGTCCGTCCAGGCCGCGACCTCGCACTATCTCGGCACCTCCTTCGCGGAGGCCTACGACGTGACCTATGTCGACGAGGACGAGGAGGAGCAATTGGCCCACACGACTTCCTGGGGGCTGTCCTGGCGGGCGCTGGGGGCGCTGTTCATGACCCACAGCGACGACCAGGGACTCGTGCTCCCGCCGACGGTCGCGCCCACGCAGGTCGTCATCGTCCCGATCTGGGACGAGGAGAGTCAGGACGAGGTGCTGGAGTACGCTGCCGACCTCGCTGCCGAACTCGACGAGGCAAACGTCCGTGTCGAACTCGACGACCGGGACAACCGCAATCCCGGCTTCAAGTACAACGAACACGAACTCGAAGGGGTCCCCCTTCGGATCGAGATCGGCTCCTACGAGGTCGAGGACGAGGAAGCGACGCTGGTCCACCGGCCCGATGGCGAAGAGGCGACGGTCGACCGCGAGGGAATCGCCGCGACTGTCGAGGAGCACCTCGACACCATCTACGCGAAGCTCTACGCCGAGGCCGAGGAGACACTCGAAGGGGAGATTCGGGAGGCCGACTCACGCGAGGAGATCCTCGGAACGATCGGCCAGCATGGTGGCTACGTCAAGTGCGGCTGGTGTGGCGACGAAGCGTGTGAGGACCCCATCAAGGACGCTATCGCCGCCGAGATCGTGATGGTGCCGCTCGACCGCGACGAGGAACCAGTCCACGACGACTGTGCGATCTGTGGCGAGGACGCCGAAGAAACGGCGTACTTTGCGAAGTCGTACTGA
- a CDS encoding tyrosine-type recombinase/integrase yields MSVADTDEAVEEPIEYFLQDLAYQGKSDRTRAAYERVLDDFEQFLQRDVDGNDASLSLSEATHRDCMAYVHSLRGDVGDSTVATYASYLHRFYAYMTQVGAFESNPMGLVVEEMSETIETDPARRDVSIPEMRSFVETIGHPLDRAAIVTLLKTGIRAGELCNLDQRDLHLADDPRSDVTVRPQLDGRPDSLYVAAEPSRGDQTNHETREASNKRQRDTVIPIDDELARVLRRWLAVRPDPVSPAKPLFTGTRDNWGRRITTNMVHHTVELHAREHGWYHDGAGAANNVTPHYFRHFFTTHLRDRTGDRGIVKYLRGDVAQDIIDTYTHDWGDRVRQVYERHIYRLGV; encoded by the coding sequence ATGAGTGTAGCAGACACCGACGAAGCGGTCGAGGAGCCGATCGAATACTTCCTCCAGGACCTTGCGTATCAGGGCAAGAGCGATCGGACACGAGCCGCCTACGAGCGCGTCTTGGACGACTTCGAACAGTTCCTCCAGAGAGACGTGGACGGGAATGACGCGTCGCTGAGCCTCTCTGAAGCGACTCACCGCGATTGTATGGCGTACGTCCACTCGCTTCGCGGGGATGTCGGCGACAGCACAGTCGCGACGTACGCGTCGTATCTCCACCGATTTTACGCGTACATGACGCAGGTCGGTGCGTTCGAATCGAATCCGATGGGACTCGTCGTCGAGGAGATGAGTGAGACTATCGAAACTGATCCAGCTCGTCGTGACGTCTCTATCCCCGAGATGCGGTCGTTCGTCGAGACTATCGGCCATCCGCTGGATCGGGCTGCCATCGTGACGCTGTTGAAGACCGGAATCCGGGCCGGCGAGCTGTGTAATCTCGACCAGCGCGATCTCCATCTCGCCGACGACCCACGGTCGGACGTCACAGTTCGGCCCCAACTCGACGGGCGTCCCGATTCACTGTACGTCGCTGCCGAGCCTTCTCGTGGCGATCAGACCAACCACGAGACGCGAGAGGCGTCGAACAAACGCCAGCGCGATACTGTGATTCCGATCGACGACGAACTGGCACGCGTCCTCCGGCGATGGCTTGCCGTTCGACCCGATCCTGTCTCGCCTGCGAAACCCCTGTTCACGGGCACTCGTGACAACTGGGGCCGGCGAATCACGACGAATATGGTTCATCACACTGTCGAACTACACGCCAGAGAGCACGGCTGGTATCACGACGGTGCTGGGGCCGCAAACAACGTCACGCCCCACTACTTCCGGCACTTTTTCACCACTCACCTTCGCGATCGAACGGGCGATCGCGGGATCGTCAAGTACCTCCGCGGCGACGTCGCCCAGGACATTATCGACACCTACACCCACGACTGGGGAGATCGGGTGCGTCAGGTGTACGAACGGCATATCTACCGACTTGGCGTATAG
- a CDS encoding aldo/keto reductase: MEYTTLGSTGTRVSQLCFGTWRFGRETGGVVETGREEAHELLDAAAEHGINFIDTANVYGTPHGTSEEYIGEWLDSRDRDDYVIASKVYFPFDGWGEPGPNDRGLGRKHIRTQIEGTLDRLGTDYLDLYYIHRWDEDTPIEETLRTLDDLVREGTVNYLGASTMAAWQLTKALWKSDVEGLERFDVTQPLFHAGYRDDVTDYLDVCTDQDMAVCPYSPLAGGFLTGKYERVDEDDPTKFEGPEGSRGTLDDRFEDYYLSERGWHVLDELRAVGEELDATPAQVALRWLIEQPDFTCVPIVGARTPEQLEENVGAVDISLSDGQFNRIVDARYAEDGKRWGHRE, encoded by the coding sequence ATGGAGTATACGACACTCGGTTCGACAGGCACGCGCGTCTCACAGTTGTGTTTCGGCACCTGGCGCTTCGGTCGGGAGACAGGCGGCGTCGTCGAGACCGGCCGTGAGGAGGCCCACGAACTGCTCGATGCGGCCGCCGAACACGGGATCAACTTTATCGATACAGCGAACGTCTACGGGACGCCCCACGGCACCAGCGAGGAGTACATCGGCGAGTGGCTCGACTCGCGCGACCGCGATGACTACGTGATCGCTTCGAAGGTATATTTCCCCTTCGACGGGTGGGGCGAGCCCGGTCCGAACGACCGCGGACTCGGTCGCAAGCACATCCGCACCCAGATCGAGGGGACGCTCGATAGGCTCGGGACGGACTACCTCGATCTCTACTACATCCACCGCTGGGACGAGGACACACCGATCGAAGAGACGCTACGGACGCTCGACGATCTGGTTCGCGAGGGCACAGTCAACTACCTCGGAGCCTCGACGATGGCCGCGTGGCAACTCACGAAGGCACTCTGGAAATCGGACGTCGAGGGCCTGGAGCGGTTCGACGTGACTCAGCCGCTCTTTCACGCGGGCTATCGCGACGACGTGACGGACTATCTCGACGTCTGTACCGACCAGGACATGGCGGTCTGTCCCTACTCGCCGCTGGCGGGTGGATTCTTGACGGGCAAGTACGAGCGCGTCGACGAGGACGACCCGACGAAGTTCGAGGGTCCTGAAGGATCTCGCGGAACGCTGGACGATCGCTTCGAGGACTACTATCTCTCCGAACGCGGGTGGCACGTCCTCGACGAACTGCGGGCAGTGGGTGAGGAACTCGACGCGACGCCCGCACAGGTCGCGCTCCGCTGGCTGATCGAACAGCCCGACTTTACCTGTGTGCCGATCGTCGGCGCGCGAACGCCCGAGCAACTCGAAGAGAACGTCGGCGCGGTCGACATTTCGCTGTCGGACGGGCAGTTCAATCGGATCGTCGACGCGCGCTATGCCGAGGACGGAAAGCGCTGGGGTCACCGCGAGTAG
- a CDS encoding protein translocase SEC61 complex subunit gamma encodes MHLPTDLSSYVRVLKLASTPSWEEFSQIAKIAGAGILLVGLLGFLIFALMSFVPGGP; translated from the coding sequence ATGCACCTACCCACCGATCTCTCGTCGTACGTCCGCGTACTCAAACTCGCGAGTACGCCGTCGTGGGAGGAGTTCTCCCAGATCGCGAAGATCGCCGGCGCAGGCATTCTCCTCGTCGGGTTGCTCGGCTTTCTCATCTTCGCACTGATGTCGTTCGTCCCGGGTGGTCCCTGA